A window of Anas acuta chromosome 5, bAnaAcu1.1, whole genome shotgun sequence genomic DNA:
gtgtacagagagtgttccataaacttggaatagtgccgagtaagtacaaagggtgagaggaagactacgagccttcagcatgaaagacccctagagacccccagaggagactgatgcgcatgctccagtaggagggactggaccccggaagctaattataataatctacttttttagaagtagtaatgaatatgtattagtctaggtgcataaaaatcagctgcttgatgtaactggtgtgcgtcctggtggagcagagactcccggtgcacccagcgctgtttgcttacctctattcctttatgttcttttaataaatcctatttttttatttaatcctaatttgaatcctgagccatttataacaatttgggggctcgtccgggatggttATAGTTgctgaattctgatttaatcgaggagaggcgccccaccgtttggtggctcctgtttgagtcagatcgggactaatgccatcctgaacctgaataaaggtaagcaaagaatttgattttttttgagctcccttgttgccggctgttttttgcccgtaattctgcgcgcgaagatccggacgaagacgacagagtcgtttggataccgttcGGTTGGATTCCGGTGCCCGGAATCGAACCGGATGAAGACgacagtcgtttggataccgtctggttCGATCCCAGACGAAGACAGCAGAGACGCTTGTGGATACCGTCCGATTGGAGTCTGGACGAAGACGACTGATTCGTAAGATACCGTCCGGTTGGGTAAGGGTACGGTtgccattttttgtgtgtgagagtgtaactgagacttctaaagtcagcgtggaggtctttttgttttctcactggttctaatctcctgtcgggggggctgggctggtgagaagagggatacgtgggtgggtgataggtcctaaaccccctgcaagacactctcactgggcagccaagggctgggggaattgccactagtaaaattcccggatgggtcagataaaatcgaagaccaaggaccagaaagggagcaaattaccagatatatgaccaaaaagtccattatgaataatgattagaaattggaacaataggggccccagaaaattttaaagagtaaattaaaaatgatccagtattttatgatagaatgaccaaaagaacccttaagaccccctgtattttgatccatggaggacggggtctgtcaggctttgaacattaatagtagaatacccgtggatctggaaaagagcaagctgaaacattggaattagaaattagagagcaattgattaagaatgaatatgtgctacatttgtgcctgtgctgcacttataccaccagataacaggagcctctcgggCCCCGAGAACCAGATTAAAAACCTCATGGTTCAGAGTTTAACCAAGGTGTCTGAAATAAGGAGGagtgttcacaaagggacaggttatgcatatgtataggaatgtttatgtatatgtaactttttaataaagcaatttGTCACGTTAGGCCTGCACGACTTTGGGGGGACTACCCGCCCCGTGCTGCacggaactgagtaaacatacctactttacaatcttactgattgtggagtcagctttctgtgagtcattttggtgagccaggcaggagacactctgctcggctgtgggatcggctgcagcgtggacgcccctaggtgcaccctgagtgtttttgctcggaggggactccactctcggctgctcaccgcaggagcaaagatctcctgaaaccgcagacaaacggtatgttttcagctgctggagggatactaactggagtgttaataattgtatgtgtttttatgtatgtattttgtgttgaaagtatttgtgtaagtgtaagggtttgaaacaaagtgttacaagtcacttcatgaagaacacagtcagagacaatacttatttggttggttatcattctaaattatattcctgtggtatgaatgagatgtgctggaggcctccgtgtgcgagtgtgctgtgtgagtgagacgcagcgttgcTGCAAAGCGAGTGCAGAGTTCCGATCCGTTGTTCCTTACTCTCCGCAAGGGAGTGGGCAGAGACGAACGAAGtgcttgacagactgaaaagaagtgctgttttatccaagttttgagtggtggtgcctaatatatgggcccggtgtatcttgtgtatcttgtgtatcctatttttgctcttaaatgttttgactgtgacaagaaaaaggcaggagcatgatatgacatgcttcctgcaacatatgaggcccgcacaggccgagacctggactcgctgagacctgaacaggccgaGAGACCGGAGCGGCGCCGAAGGACATCGGAGCGGCGCTGGGAGGCCCGAGACACTACGGAGGGACTACCGCTGgacggagagagccctgagagatgctgcagagccacggacggctctgagagacacagaatagacctgacagaagctgcaaaacgcggggaaattgaagtaattgcagaacatccgagatcgagttgctacgggagaccagaggcgtcagtggacaccGGTAGCTgatttgaatcctgagccatttataacaaagaTGTGGCAAACATCACCCTATCTGACAACGAACAAGTCAAtagtcttttaaaatgattCAGTTTTAAAGGCTTGCATCAGTTAAATACTGCTTAGAGCATTGCTTACATATCATAGTAGCATGAAGCCTAcagactaattttttttaaaatgtttctgcaagTATCATTTATTTGTAAGAAATGTAAATCTGAATGGAATTAGTACTCTTTTCTAGCCAGATGCCCTATTAAACATAGTCCTGTTAAACATACAGACTGAATCAATACAAGCAGTATTGCCACACAGATGGAACATAAATGAAGATCTGTATGGACAGCATGAAAGCCTGAAGAACTGGAATCTGTCATCCTTACAACAAATAGGATGTGAGTTTAATGCAGTGATGGCCCCTTGATTGAAAAACCTTGCAACTAAACTTCCTACCATGAGTTTCACCATCTAGACAACAACAAATTCTCACTTGCAGCAGCTGGGTTATCTACAGGGTAAAGCCTTCTCAGCAGCGGCAGCAAATTCCGCATCAAATACACAGATACAAATCTTTCCATGCTCCACTGTCAGACTGTGCAGAAAAATCTTTGACAAATATTAGATATGACAGAAATTGCTTTAGAGAATCATATGAATGCATAATATTCTAGTTATTCACAGTACTACCCTTTCTCTTCAAATTtcctcaattttatttttaaaatgctgatgcTTTTATTGGTCTAAATTGGGCAATTTCTTCCACTAATCATCTAGGATTTATCAGTGAGAAGAGCATCCTATGCTGTGCAAGGCTACTGTGATTTCTGTGCAAGGCTACTGTGATTTATAGCCCAGATTATCTTGCAATATTTAAATAGCCTTGGCATTAACAGCAATTTGTCAGTACAACTTCCAAGGTTACTCAAGAAATAGATACAAGTACTTGTTCTTAGGCAAGCTGAGAAAAGAAACTCATCTAATTACTCCAGGAAAATCTGGGTCAGCCTAAAGCTATGAGGTACTAGCAACTGTTGGGGTCCAACAGCCCTAGAATCCCAtactcttttcccttcctctgaaAGTAGTACTCTCAAATCAACTCTATTACAAGCACCACCCCTTGTTAAGCTGTTAAGGTATTGCAATGTACTATTTAAGTAAGGACACTtactactgattttttttctttcagtatttgcATTCAAGTGTTCTACCGCAGCAAAACATTTGTTGTCAGTGAGCATGCCGTTATTCCTCCTCCCAAGGCACCATGTTGAATTGGCTACTGCATCGAAAACAAGCACGCAGGTACAAAGATCATCAAAACAACCATTAATTTGGGACAGTCTACTTTCCCTGAACAGAAGAGGTTTCCAGACACAGTTGCAACATTTTGTAGCAGGTGATACCCAACAGagattctgctttttatttccagagGACAAGGAAGTGGTGTTGTCCCCTCCAAACTGGATGTTTAAATGAGAACAGCAGCTGTAGAAAGATGACCTACAAGGAATGACCTTTGAAGTTCAGAACAAACTATAAACTATATAAACTCTTATTTCACTGTATTACTTACGCAAAATGCTAACAGTCCTTAAAGCAACACACATTCATTGATATACCTACTACATGATAGAGACCAGCACAGAACTGCGCAGACAGAAAGATCAAACTTTGCCTGTTTAAACTTCAAATGTAAATAGGAACACTTCTATGAGATTTAGTACTGCCAGTTGCATCATCAGTCCATTGTGCTTAAATACGCAGATTTCAAGCAGCATTTGACTATTTAAAGACATAAAGTCTTTAACCAGCCAttacaaaaacagcttttttacTCCATGGGAATTTTTTGGGATTTGAGTAGAAGTTGTCAGATACAGCTACTCACAGCTCCATGAAACACACTGTCATGGAGTACTGAAACATGTTACcccccaaaataataaaaatagttatGAGGCTTACAGATAGTAGGTGCCAAATAATGCTAGAGTTAGGCTTCTCCAAGAAGGCATCTCTACATCTCTATTTGTCACTGGCACATCCAGCCCTGAAACAAAGCCAAACTTTGTGACGCATTTGTTCTCTAGGTCTGCAGAGCCTGTTTTTCACCTAGCAAAAGGTGATATTCTTCCCGTCAGGGAATGCTGCAGCAGTATTAAAACATGTACTCACCAACACATCACATTCAAATTTGCCATGAAGATCAGCATATCCAGCAACTTCTACAAGAAGCCAGTACTTAGTTATCTACTTACCATAAAAACTAACTGTATATTTGTGAACATGACTACTAAGCTCATTACAGGAGGAACAGCTGGCATTCTGATCcctcttaatatttttttctttaagcaccCTTGAATTTGCTCCTTGGGTTGTATTCTTTGAAGAGCTGCTTTTGAATCCTATAACTTGGAAAGGTAACTATAtaacaaggaaagaaacagctgaaagaaaaattagcaggtgtttttgtttttttttttttttaattgaaaccacacatttatttcttaaactattacaaatgttattttaggcaaaaatgacagaaagttTTCTACCCACACTAAAGTAGTCAATGTATGATTAGTATCTTCATCAAGAAAGTTTGGTTTCAGTATCAAGACAATACCCAGCTGGTCATGGACCATGTTTGTCTGGTGCTGTAGACTAATGTAATTAGCCTACTGCAATTAATGCAGCTATACCAATTTATACCAGCTCTCACAAATATTTGTGAATCAAAGTATACCAGTCTTCCAAAAAAAACCAGCTTATGATAAGCCTCAGTATTTCCCAGGTTCAACTCTTAAAAATCAATGAGTAATAAAGCCTCCTTCAGGGAATTAGTAATTACAGGTTATGACTGTCACAAGCAACCGCATCATAAAATTTCTTTCATAAACTGAACACACagttcttttcctcctctcctaaTTCATTGGCAGCTGGTTCCAAAAACCTTGGTGCTCTGAAGGGTAAGGCCTCCTCCCAGCACTGGAGAGATTTCAGGAATGCAATGCATTCAGTGCATGCAACTTCTCTTCAAGTCCAAgttaatttaaagaaagaaaaaataaaaaaacagttccaggtgaaagtctttttttttttttttaatacaaatatatctAAAAAGGCCACTTCAGTGccttatttcatttactttaaagTCTGCCTGCTTACTAGAAGCATGTTCCTTCATTACATCAAGGATTATTCTCcagacaccttttttttcccaagcattATTAAGCATCCTtcccaaaataatttttgttagTTTAACTGTACGGATCGACTCTTTTTGTCTCAAAAATTTTTTGCTTCCCCAGATTCTGTGTTAGCCTTAAAATACTCCTGGTATAAGCCGGTAAGGCACTGCAGCAGTGTAGAGCTTCCAGTCCTTCCCATATTTGCTGAAACAACGGTGTTCATCCCTAATGCAACGGTGAGTCAACAGAATAGTCATATAAATGATGTAGAAATACGGCAAGATGTGTTCAAACCCACAAGCCAGACAGTAGGCCAGGGAGCCCATCAAATCTCCCGTGTAGTTAAAATGGCGTGCCCAGCCCCAAAATCCTGAGGTCATCAGCTTGCTGTAGTACTTGGTCCCATCCACAGACATGTAGGAGCACTCAATGTATTCTGGCTTCTTCCCCCATATCCTGCAGTTGCCGTTTGTACGACGGAAGAGATCTTTCTGGTGGTTCGTCGTTCTGAAGATGTAATAGCCAACCAAGCCCAACATCAAGACCCCTATGGCActggctgtgctgagctgcacAGGGTGGTAAACCAAATATAAACCCTGGGGAGCAGAAAAGAGACAATCAGTACctcactttaaaaacatttttaggatGCCAGACTAATTCCTTGACCTCCAGTGACTGAGaatagagggggaaaaaaagtaccaGTAAAACGATGgaataatttaatgaaattttctGCTTCCTACATTGCCTCTGTCTCTCTTTCCAAAATTGCATTTCATAGGACAAACAAGAATAAGGGAGAAGTCGTGAAGATGCAGactaaaaggggaaaataaaatgacacaCATAAAAACACCCAACATCCAGGAGTACAGAAAGGGCctgaaaggatttaaaaaatatatacagacaCAAGAGACACTGTCAGAAAGGGGTACAAAAGattaagaggaaaagaagatgtCAATTCCATGCAGGGACAGTAAGCTCTACTACAAACGTACTGTTATAGAAATATTACAATGGTTAGTTAGCATTCAAACCATCAAGAAAGAAGTTAAAATACAAATCATTCTGCTGGGAAGAGTAGTTCTGGAAGGTTTCCTTCCTTTTAGCCCAAACATCTATTGTATCACATTTTTACCTGCAGAGTGTAGAGGTAAGGCAGCCAAACACAGTCTCCCCAGCCCAAGTACCATCCAAAATGATCATGGCAGATATCAATTGTTTTCAAATACCAGGCTTCATTCCAGAAGAAGTCCAAAACATAAATACCCTGAAACAGAATGATTCTACTTTAATAACACAGCACTGTCACCTGTCATCCCGTCTACCAGTATCAACCTACTCTTTTGTTGTCTTACAACAAAATCTCAAAGCTGATGTGTTTTCATTGTAACGCTTCAAAAAATAGAGGCATTTAGAGGAACATAACATATCAGCAGAGATCTATAATACATCTGTATAGCTAAAGCAATAATAAGTAATACAAAGCAGTATTAACATAAATTAGCACATGGAGAATAGCTGCATTACTTAAGGACATACACTTAGGAAATGCACTTGCATTTTATTGCTCCTATTGCTCCTGCCTCTCAGAGAGTAGGAATAGAGCTTCTGTTAAGCAGCCTTCCATTTATACATATGAATGGATTCAAACTATTAGTTGTATTTATTACTTTGGGGTCTCCTCAGAAGAAAACATAGTACTGTGTGCCTATTTTCAGGTGTTGGAgacatctgcatttctgcatggcctgaggaaaataaataaataaataacgtAAAGCTCTGtgctcaaaaaaaaacctgccccAATCGTGCTCCAACTAAAGCCACAGAACTCTGTCATTGTTCTCCCTGGTCTAGGAAGATCAAGCTAGAACATAGGCTCAGAAAAATCTCTCTTAATTTAAGCCTATATCGAAATCTGCTGGCACAGACATTAACTATGCCAGTGGTAGCACACTGGATTATTCACAGTGACATGCTGAATGAATGAAAGTGTCCAAAGAAGCAAGTTCCAATGCATCAGTACCAAATGACGTTGCTCAGGCCAGGAAGAATAATTTAAGTTTGCTTTCAATGCAAGaactttttcctattttaacactattttatttccaaattgttatcttgttttcctcctccaaaTTTACCTGAAGGACATTGACAAGAATCATGGAGTTGGTTACTTGACCATACAGCTCCTGTTGTTTAGCAGCATAGGAAAGGTTAATCAGAGTCCAGGCTACAATGCCAGGGCGCCCATTGAAGAACAGCTTGAAATCAAACCACTTTCCTATTCGAGGGTTAAATTCAATCCCCATCATATAGTCGTAAAAGAAGTTGCCAGTGAATTTGCTAGAAAGcataaaagatttaaaatttatattgtTATAACAAATACACATGGTTAGTATTCTGACTATACATTTCAGATCATTTCCTAAGGGGCCTGatataacaacaataaaaatcatAAGACCATGTAATGCAATATAAGGTAACAATTGATCAAACTAAAAGTATTACAGTACAAGAGATAAATTCTAGCTTCAGAGGCATTGTGTTTAAACTTGCTATCACTTTTCAGGAGTCCAACTATAACTTTATTTGCTAGACATAATTTAGACACATGCATCTTTGACACCAAGGATGCCACAGTCACACGACATGCAGCATGAAACATAACGGGTGGTGCACGTCTTAAAGAACCAGTTCTACATTACTGTATGTCTGATTTCCTTGTATGCTCTTATTAAGACAACATACCAGTCTTTGGCATTAGTAGGGAAAAAGTAGCCTTTTATCATTGCGAATGTGGAAACTACATATCCCAGGATATTGGCACACCACAGGAGAGGAATCCAATTGTCAAAAATGATGGTAGGTGAGAACCAGTGGAAGTAATAGGCATTGGCAAACCAAAGTACATGGGTTATGATCCAAGCCTGGAGTCCATTGATTTCATACTTATTTACTACACCTaaagtaggaaagaaagaaatcaatatTACTGATGTTACATTAGTACAGTTATTAATAAGGATATGTACACAATAGCCAGGAGGTCAATAGCTCATGAAGTGACCTACTCTGCTTACCTTCCTTGAATCTCGCCCTCCGAATTAAGTATCTTGCGGCACTTTTCTGAGTTTCATTAGATTCTGCCGCAACCTGTATGCTAAGCTTTTTCTTAACAGAAGGATGGATTTATAATCTCACCTACAATCAGCCAAGCTCTCAAGTTATCCTGTCATGCTTAGCCTACATCACACATTCTGCTCAAGTCTTGCAGGTTAACTTGGCTCAAATAGACATGACCGCATTGTCAGATTCTAGTGATAGTCTGCCGTTGATTTAAAGCACCAAAATTAtcaatctgtatttttctactTCTGATACTGTGCTTGCTGTATTTTACTTAAGTATGAACTGATCAGCTAATTACATGATAAATAGCTTTTTAGGAGAAAGAAGTTCTGTAATTTATTCtaaaagaagataaatattGCTCTGTTTGATTGTTTGAAATAAGCATACCGAAAGTGAAAACATTTATGTCCATGTTTCCTGCAGGTATATATGGATTGCTAAGAACTCCGTACAGAAATACTATCATTTAAAAAGAGTGTGATTATGTTGTGGTACATCCCAAGGAATAACGTACCAGCAGGAGTGACAGCACCTTCTTGTACACCTCCTACATATCCAGGAAGAAACTTGTGGCAGAAGTCAGGAACAAACATATACAAAATCACCTAGAAGTGACAGAATATATTAACCCCAAAAAATTCATACACATACCAAAGATAACAGTCAGTTTCAATTAAGTATTAGATAAGCAAATATTATTAGATTAGCTGTTGTGATTTTAGACCAGTAATATGCCCAAGCTACAGAACAATTTTAAAGACAGCTTTCATATATGGTGGTAAGCCTTAtttggtggggagggaggactGTTTCTAGTTAGATTTGGGTCCTTatcctttaattttaaaacattatacTTAAGTAACTTTCCCATTTGGAAAACAATAGCAGTAGTTTGCTaaatttgaagatattttacaaaacaaacaaacaaacaaaaaaacactaataaacATTCTTTTAGAGTTTgtctacagaaaaatacattcctTCTGCAGTTAGTTTATGTAAGTAAAGTATGCAGTTATGTAAGCAGTTAGTTTAGTTAAGtaaatcagtatttttgttatatGGCTGGTTTATCTTAACCACATCATCTTAGACTCTTGTAGAGGTCATTTATCTAAAACATCTGAATTTATATTGTATGAAATACTTGTATCACAGAGTTATCTGTGAGAACAAGCAATACCGAGATTTATTTAGTTGCATCACTCTGTCCTGACTCACTGCCACACACAATGATTTAGCATAGTATTATATAAGACTCAACAGAAAGAACAGCACTTGTGAGGCAGCCTTCTTTCACCATAAGATCAGAATTGGTATCCTGAGTGCTTAAAACCCATATAATCATAGTAATTCCCAAATTTTTCATCTGACAGACTATTTTGCCAttacgtaaaaaaaaaaaaaatacagtattccATTTAGTTCCATCCTTCTTTCATCTGATGGATAGATACATGCTTGTACACACACACGCTACAACTAGTTTGTAATTCAATAATATACCTGGAAAGCAACCCAAATAATATAGATGCCAGCAGCTGTGTAGGTCAGTGTAGGAGTCTTGTTCCAGATGTCAGACAGATGTTTATTCCCCATGAGCAAGTCAATGAGCGGATCAGTCAGAGAGCACTGGTACTGGTCACAGGACATTATGAAATAATACACGATAAGTGGTGCAAACATGAGCAGGAAAAGGATGCTTGCCAAGGAAAACCAGTCTACCTCCCTGTAAtccaaaacagaacatttttttcagctttcagttATGACAGCAGTTCTGATTAAGTCAAGCAATTTTAGTCTAAAAAGACCACTGAAAACTAACtggatgaaaatggaaaatatttttagagtaCATATGTTTCTTTGGGTCAAACAGTGACAGAAAGTTTGGCATGTTACATACTTTACCACAAAACGTTATAACCCTAAGCTGGTTAATCAGAGCAACAGAACAGATAACATCTCTCCTCCAAAAAGCACGCTATTATTACAGTCTTCACGTTTGATGGCAATCATGGGTACTACTGGTATTCAGTTGGAGGTGGTAACAGAATCACAATGCTGTGCAAAGCTTGGAAACACAGAGGACATAGACCCTGAACAGCCAGAAGCTGAACATGTTCCAGCACCACTGTCTGTGGTAAGAAACCGTATGAATACCCGCTGCTGTTTTCAGCTACAGTATGGTACTCAACTGATACTTTAACCACACTCTGACAACAGGAATATGGGCCATAaaccttgctgctgctgaaggcatCAGCTAGTAGTACCATAGATGGatgcctgttttccaaattacagcaaatattttgttcagcCTTTGAAGAAACTACAAATTTCACTGAGTattatggtttgtttttcattttgcaagaAGGGTTGTATTTTAACCCAAGCCACCTGGCAAGCTCCATATTTAAAAACCTTGAGGAACTCTTCTTTGGCACCTGTTACTACAACTCATTAACCAGGAGCTTTCAACGTTAGGTCAATGTAcccatcttttaaaaacagaataaagattaaaaacaatgtAACATCTGTAAGAGTATGTAAGAACCAATTTGAAATACAGTGACTAATTAGAGTCATCAACTTCTCTCACCATGCTCTTCCCCACTGGACTTGAGAAGCTTGAGTATCATTTTGGATGTTTTTGTGGTTTCGTTCTTCAGAGTTTTTCTGCTTGTGGGCTGGCATGGTGTtctctgtgagagaaaatattcataatattACTCCAGCTTGTACTCACTAGGTCTTTTGGCTctactgaaaagaaatacaaattactaaaaataattaaatagctTTCAGTTACAAGAAGTTTGGGagtgaagaagaggaaagaaataaagaaaaaaaaaaaaaaaaaaaaaacagaaaactttcctAAATCCTTCTGTCCTGTCCTCGCCTCATCCCCAAGGCCCTGCCTGGCCATCCCAGGTCTGTGTGACGCTGGTTCCCTTCACCAGGCCGGACCCTGACCTTCATCCCTTGGCTGATGGCCTGGCCCGGCCTTGGCCCAGCTGCATCACCACAGCCTTGCCTGGCAATCACTGAACGTGGCCCTGACCTACTGACTGACTTCCCTCCGTTATCACAAGCGCTAACCGCCACCTAACGCTTCAGCGGAGACATTTAAAACACTGTCAGAGGCAGACATT
This region includes:
- the DHCR7 gene encoding 7-dehydrocholesterol reductase translates to MPAHKQKNSEERNHKNIQNDTQASQVQWGRAWEVDWFSLASILFLLMFAPLIVYYFIMSCDQYQCSLTDPLIDLLMGNKHLSDIWNKTPTLTYTAAGIYIIWVAFQVILYMFVPDFCHKFLPGYVGGVQEGAVTPAGVVNKYEINGLQAWIITHVLWFANAYYFHWFSPTIIFDNWIPLLWCANILGYVVSTFAMIKGYFFPTNAKDCKFTGNFFYDYMMGIEFNPRIGKWFDFKLFFNGRPGIVAWTLINLSYAAKQQELYGQVTNSMILVNVLQGIYVLDFFWNEAWYLKTIDICHDHFGWYLGWGDCVWLPYLYTLQGLYLVYHPVQLSTASAIGVLMLGLVGYYIFRTTNHQKDLFRRTNGNCRIWGKKPEYIECSYMSVDGTKYYSKLMTSGFWGWARHFNYTGDLMGSLAYCLACGFEHILPYFYIIYMTILLTHRCIRDEHRCFSKYGKDWKLYTAAVPYRLIPGVF